The sequence below is a genomic window from Chlamydiifrater volucris.
TATACCAGGAGATAAAATTAAAGTTTCCCAATGCTTCTAAGTTTACATATACATTTATAGATTGGATAGTAAGCTCCGCTACAAGGAAAAGAATTAGTTGTGGAAAAAATTATAACTGGCCTGAAAAACTTGAAATAAGTTTTGAAAATTTGTCTTATATATTAAGGATGAATAGGTATATAGTTTCTAGGAATTGGAAGAAAATAGAAACATCTATAAAGAGATGTATAGAAATAGCTATAGATTTAGAATGGCTTACCATGCATGAAAGCTTGGAGGGTAAGACAGTTTCCAAAAAAGAAGTTTTTTACTTAAACAAGGATAAATTTAATAAAATTTCAAAAAACAACCACATTTCTTTTTAAAAAAAAGAAGAAATAAAACAACCTTAATTAAAAATTATAAAGGTTTTTAATTATGGGTGATTCTGGATTTAAATTAACAGAAAGTCAAAATGTGGTTTTTGCTGATAATATTATGGTTGGGCAAATGACCGCCCCATTATCCGAAAATCAAGTGATCTTGGGAACCAAATTAAATCAGAGAGGAAATTCAGGTCCTATAGCAGCAAAGATAGTGAGTGGAAATGGAATAGACGTCGCTTTTCCGGAAGGAAATGGGAACAACTTATCTTTTTCCATAAATGCCGACACTATATCTGAAGATGTCTTAGAAAAAATAGGAGAAAAACTTACTGAATCCATATCAGATTCTTTAGTAGATAAGGTCATAGGGGAATTGGAAATTAACCCTAATTTCGCAATAAAAAAGGCTTTTAAAACATGGTCTTTCTCCGACATTGTTATTTGTGATGGTCTATTCTCTTCTTCGAATATAAAAACAAGCTCTGGAGGCACGGAGGTTTGTAAAATCTCTATAACC
It includes:
- the pgp3 gene encoding virulence factor Pgp3 yields the protein MGDSGFKLTESQNVVFADNIMVGQMTAPLSENQVILGTKLNQRGNSGPIAAKIVSGNGIDVAFPEGNGNNLSFSINADTISEDVLEKIGEKLTESISDSLVDKVIGELEINPNFAIKKAFKTWSFSDIVICDGLFSSSNIKTSSGGTEVCKISITPENSNSVFLFFANIIASRREGTVILSLMQDDEEQPRSFGFGYSNGNPNCCCLNTALYSAKKNPLNLSLRIGGMESGPVVINGMSNGERILGTPVYSTISVLEVTPQKNG